The following coding sequences are from one Mytilus trossulus isolate FHL-02 chromosome 8, PNRI_Mtr1.1.1.hap1, whole genome shotgun sequence window:
- the LOC134681468 gene encoding uncharacterized protein LOC134681468: MAQQSGGNPLCCSFGEFTSVNNIFCESNAKADCNKVLPLISCTKSIESHCRRFHINFKDVNNEADLLKYRGGLFDIPTEQCTICPNHRYRLGLGWRSSQLCMLKYCSRGKETQKRKKPLLKGTIALCQSLYLWKQRHQLIQIGSGVCTFCRKEIVKELKDHETKDNKDYECQLNLHISKESETADHCCNFALSDQSKEYTASCQHEHNQVCKKCDDLTETLVKIEKSSDEVLYESADQEDDTIYMVEQSIKAVQEWKKHLLRSYNQDTARSEILHKLSKDEVLVERDWAMKFLPMRYRESQSKWFGKRGLNWHVSVGSYHTSDTDDLKMQTIIHVFDNASQDARTSNAVLRNTLQQFQQ; this comes from the exons ATGGCACAACAATCag GTGGAAATCCTTTATGCTGTAGCTTTGGAGAATTTACTAgtgtaaataatatattttgtgagTCAAATGCTAAAGCTGATTGTAACAAAGTTCTACCTCTGATATCATGCACCAAATCCATTGAATCTCACTGCAGACGTtttcatataaactttaaagATGTCAATAATGAAGCTGACTTATTAAAATATCGTGGAGGATTGTTTGATATACCAACAGAGCAATGCACAATTTGTCCAAACCATAGGTACAGATTAGGCTTAGGATGGAGAAGCAGTCAATTATGCATGCTGAAATATTGTTCAAGGGGAAAggaaacacaaaaaagaaagaaaccTCTTTTGAAAGGAACTATTGCTTTGTGTCAGTCCCTTTATCTGTGGAAACAAAGACACCAATTAATACAGATTGGATCAG GGGTGTGTACTTTTTGTCGGAAAGAAATAGTGAAAGAATTAAAGGACCATGAAACAAAGGATAATAAAGATTATGAATGCCAGCTGAAT TTGCATATTTCCAAAGAATCTGAAACTGCAGACCATTGTTGTAACTTTGCCTTATCAGATCAATCAAAAGAATATACTGCTTCTTGTCAACATGAGCACAACCAAGTGTGTAAGAAATGTGATGACTTAACAGAAACCCTGGTAAAAATAGAGAAATCATCAGATGAAGTATTATATGAGTCAGCTGATCAAGAAGATGACACCATATACATGGTTGAACAG agtaTAAAGGCGGTCCAAGAGTGGAAGAAACACCTCCTGAGATCCTATAACCAGGACACAGCAAGAAGTGAGATTCTGCATAAATTATCAAAAGATGAAGTTTTGGTAGAGAGAGACTGGGCTATGAAATTCCTGCCCATGCGCTATAGAGAGTCTCAGTCTAAATGGTTTGGCAAAAGAGGGTTAAATTGGCATGTTAGTGTAGGATCATATCATACTTCTGATACTGATGACCTAAAAATGCAAACCATTATCCATGTCTTTGATAATGCTTCCCAAGATGCAAGAACATCAAATGCTGTACTAAGAAACACTCTCCAACAATTTCAACAATGA
- the LOC134681469 gene encoding uncharacterized protein LOC134681469, giving the protein MEIVQKPYHVWPTSFWIQYRMLTWRQFKQSKGTILDHYEVISALIMAVVGGLIYFQTEYSYRTLRDKMGTIFYCASFWGFNVILGTISKFPAERVVIRKEREAGAYRLSAYYAARITSDLPLVLIVPVLFYSIVFWMSAIGDGTLFVIILGVNILFCAVVQSIGHVIGSAIENLNHSLTTGRSYMIFSIALCAIQHRMICFLHVVET; this is encoded by the exons ATGGAGATCGTACAGAAACCCTATCATGTGTGGCCAACCTCGTTTTGGATTCAATATCGTATGTTAACATGGCGTCAGTTCAAACAATCTAAGGGTACAATACTGGACCATTATGAAGTTATTTCAGCTCTAATAATGGCAGTAGTCGGTGGATTGATCTACTTCCAGACAGAATATTCATACAGGACGTTACGTGATAAAATGGGAACT attttCTATTGTGCTTCCTTTTGGGGATTTAATGTTATCCTAGGAACAATATCTAAAT TTCCAGCAGAACGAGTCGTTATAAGGAAAGAAAGAGAAGCAGGAGCGTACAGGTTGTCAGCTTATTATGCTGCAAGAATTACAAGTGATCTTCCATTGGTTCTTATTGTGCCAGTACTATTTTATAGTATTGTTTTTTGGATGTCTGCAATCGGGGATGGAAccttatttgtaattattctTGGTGTGAATATTCTTTTCTGTGCAGTCGTTCAG AGTATTGGCCATGTAATTGGAAGTGCAATTGAAAACTTGAATCACAGTTTAACTACAGGAAGGTCGTATATGATATTTTCAATTGCTTTAT gTGCAATACAACATCGAATGATATGTTTCCTGCATGTGgtggaaacataa